The Heyndrickxia vini genome contains a region encoding:
- the clpB gene encoding ATP-dependent chaperone ClpB, with the protein MDIQKFTYTVQEAIAAAQQLCVEYEHPEIDIIHVWSALLDKPDSLLTSVYNRLGISTEELRQQFNQILSKKPQVTGSTQNLYISGPLSTLFNDAEKESQQFEDEYISVEHLILALMKQPSNDIVEYLSKRKITKEALKKEIMIIRGNQRVTSQNPEATYETLKKYGRDLVLAVKEGKMDPVIGRDSEIRNVIRILSRKTKNNPVLIGEPGVGKTAIAEGLAQRIVRKDVPEGLKDKTIFALDMGALIAGAKFRGEFEERLKAVLQEIKKSNGQILLFIDELHTIVGAGKTEGAMDAGNMLKPMLARGELHCIGATTLDEYRKYIEKDPALERRFQQVLVEEPNVEDTVSILRGLKERFEVHHGVKIHDRALVAAATLSNRYITDRFLPDKAIDLVDEACATIRVEIDSMPSELDEVTRRVMQLEIEEAALTKESDEASKERLVILQKDLADLKEKANGMKARWQLEKKELQGIQEKREQLEKLRRLLEEAENNYDLNKAAELRHGKIPALEKDLVNLEATMSKEADNKLLREEVTEEEIAEIVGRWTGIPVTRLVEGEREKLLRLEQILHERVIGQDEAVSLVSDAVIRARAGIKDPNRPIGSFIFLGPTGVGKTELAKALAKSLFDSEEQMIRLDMSEYMEKHTVSRLIGAPPGYVGYEEGGQLTEAVRRKPYSVILLDEIEKAHPEVFNVLLQILDDGRVTDSQGRMVDFKNTVIIMTSNLGSSFLLDRDNLEEDITEETKEKVLGHLRASFRPEFLNRVDDIIIFKPLTIGNIKGIVSKLIQELQLRLSGQHIQLEITEEAKEWIAKSAYDPIYGARPLKRYIQHHIETELAREIIRGNIRPQTKIMIDVENNKLKIRK; encoded by the coding sequence TTGGATATTCAAAAGTTTACCTATACTGTTCAGGAAGCGATTGCTGCAGCCCAACAATTATGTGTTGAATACGAACATCCTGAAATAGATATCATCCATGTATGGTCGGCATTGCTAGATAAGCCGGACAGCTTATTAACAAGTGTCTATAATCGTTTAGGTATTTCAACAGAAGAATTAAGACAGCAGTTTAATCAAATTTTATCAAAAAAACCTCAAGTCACTGGAAGTACTCAAAATCTTTACATATCTGGACCGTTATCTACCTTATTTAATGATGCAGAAAAGGAGTCGCAACAATTTGAGGATGAGTATATTTCCGTAGAACATCTCATTCTTGCATTAATGAAACAACCATCCAATGATATCGTAGAATATTTAAGCAAACGAAAGATAACAAAAGAGGCATTGAAAAAAGAAATAATGATTATAAGGGGGAATCAACGAGTGACATCACAAAACCCTGAAGCTACCTATGAAACGTTAAAAAAATATGGCCGTGATCTTGTTTTAGCGGTTAAAGAAGGCAAGATGGACCCTGTAATTGGACGAGATAGTGAAATCCGTAATGTGATTCGAATATTATCAAGAAAAACAAAAAACAATCCAGTATTAATTGGTGAACCTGGAGTTGGAAAAACAGCGATTGCGGAAGGATTGGCCCAGAGAATCGTTAGAAAAGATGTTCCAGAAGGACTAAAAGATAAAACTATTTTTGCATTAGATATGGGTGCACTTATTGCAGGAGCTAAATTTCGCGGTGAGTTTGAAGAAAGACTAAAAGCGGTATTGCAGGAAATTAAAAAAAGTAATGGTCAAATTCTTTTGTTTATTGATGAGCTTCATACGATTGTTGGTGCCGGAAAAACGGAAGGGGCAATGGATGCCGGCAATATGTTAAAGCCAATGTTAGCAAGGGGGGAGCTCCATTGTATCGGAGCAACAACACTAGATGAATATCGTAAATATATCGAAAAAGACCCTGCATTAGAACGACGTTTTCAACAAGTATTGGTCGAAGAACCGAATGTTGAGGATACTGTTTCCATCTTGCGCGGACTAAAAGAACGATTTGAAGTGCATCACGGTGTTAAAATTCATGACCGTGCACTCGTTGCAGCAGCGACTTTATCGAATCGTTATATTACGGATCGATTTTTACCGGATAAGGCAATTGATTTAGTGGATGAAGCATGTGCCACAATTAGAGTTGAAATTGACTCCATGCCAAGTGAATTAGATGAAGTCACTAGACGTGTCATGCAGCTTGAAATTGAGGAAGCGGCGTTAACTAAGGAATCTGATGAAGCGAGTAAAGAGCGTTTAGTCATTTTGCAAAAGGATTTAGCTGATTTAAAGGAAAAAGCGAATGGAATGAAAGCAAGATGGCAATTGGAGAAAAAAGAGCTTCAAGGCATTCAAGAAAAAAGGGAACAATTAGAGAAGCTAAGAAGACTATTAGAAGAAGCGGAAAATAATTACGATTTAAATAAAGCTGCGGAATTAAGACATGGGAAAATTCCTGCCCTAGAAAAAGACTTAGTAAATTTAGAAGCTACTATGTCAAAAGAAGCTGATAATAAATTGCTCCGGGAAGAAGTTACGGAAGAAGAAATCGCGGAAATTGTCGGACGATGGACAGGAATCCCCGTAACAAGGTTAGTTGAGGGAGAACGTGAAAAATTATTACGATTAGAACAAATTTTACATGAACGTGTAATTGGGCAAGATGAAGCCGTTAGCCTTGTCAGTGATGCGGTCATAAGGGCGAGAGCAGGCATTAAGGATCCGAATCGACCAATTGGTTCATTTATCTTCCTAGGTCCTACGGGTGTCGGAAAAACAGAGCTTGCGAAAGCGTTAGCGAAAAGTTTATTCGATAGTGAAGAACAAATGATTCGACTTGATATGTCTGAATATATGGAGAAACATACGGTGTCAAGGCTCATTGGTGCACCTCCAGGTTATGTTGGCTATGAAGAAGGCGGTCAATTAACTGAGGCTGTTAGACGTAAACCGTATTCTGTTATTTTATTAGATGAAATTGAAAAAGCACATCCTGAAGTTTTCAATGTTCTTCTTCAAATACTCGATGATGGGCGAGTGACAGATTCCCAAGGACGAATGGTTGATTTTAAAAACACCGTCATTATAATGACATCAAATCTTGGTTCTTCTTTTTTATTAGATAGGGATAACTTGGAAGAGGATATTACGGAGGAAACGAAGGAAAAAGTATTAGGTCATCTACGGGCATCATTTAGACCGGAATTCTTAAACCGTGTTGATGACATTATTATTTTCAAACCATTAACGATTGGCAATATTAAGGGGATCGTTTCTAAACTAATTCAAGAATTACAATTGCGGTTAAGTGGACAGCATATTCAGCTGGAAATAACAGAAGAAGCAAAAGAGTGGATCGCTAAATCCGCTTACGACCCTATTTATGGGGCACGTCCGTTAAAACGGTATATTCAGCACCATATTGAAACAGAATTGGCAAGGGAAATCATTCGCGGTAATATACGCCCTCAAACGAAAATTATGATTGATGTTGAAAATAATAAGTTGAAGATAAGAAAATAA
- a CDS encoding DUF3941 domain-containing protein: MPHTSDNDKKAKDNNALRHEKNMEREKNRQAGKNQYSKKTDHL; encoded by the coding sequence ATGCCACATACATCTGATAATGATAAAAAAGCAAAAGACAATAATGCACTAAGACACGAAAAAAACATGGAAAGAGAAAAAAATCGCCAAGCAGGGAAAAATCAGTACTCGAAAAAAACAGATCATTTATAA
- a CDS encoding metal-sulfur cluster assembly factor, translated as MEEELKESILGALEQVIDPELGIDIVNLGLVYDIEMDEESKVTVTMTLTAMGCPLAGIIVDQVQLALKDLPEVKETEVNIVWNPPWSKDRMSRYAKIALGITD; from the coding sequence ATGGAAGAGGAATTAAAGGAAAGTATTCTTGGGGCACTTGAACAAGTTATTGACCCGGAATTAGGGATTGATATTGTTAATTTAGGACTTGTTTACGATATAGAAATGGATGAAGAAAGTAAAGTAACAGTAACAATGACTTTAACTGCAATGGGATGTCCTTTAGCGGGAATTATTGTTGATCAAGTTCAATTAGCTCTTAAAGACTTGCCAGAAGTCAAAGAAACGGAAGTAAATATTGTTTGGAATCCGCCATGGTCAAAAGACCGGATGTCACGATATGCGAAAATTGCATTAGGAATAACTGATTAA
- a CDS encoding DUF3813 domain-containing protein → MANRLFQQARQMVELAKDATGSGQHEMIAKAKNALSSARANSTFAEQQQLQELQNELNQLQ, encoded by the coding sequence ATGGCGAATAGATTGTTTCAACAAGCGAGACAAATGGTAGAATTAGCTAAAGATGCTACCGGCAGCGGTCAGCATGAGATGATTGCAAAAGCAAAAAATGCTTTATCATCTGCTCGTGCAAATTCTACCTTTGCTGAACAACAACAATTACAAGAGCTTCAAAATGAATTAAATCAATTGCAATAA
- a CDS encoding YitT family protein → MKINSLSEHIKKLVIVFIGAILNAFAMNYFLKPANVYASGFTGISQLLSKIITQFTPLNVSTGLLLFLLNIPVAILGWKKIGKMFTLYSFISVVFMSLLLEIIPIQQSSNDILLYSIFGGVISAAGVGITLKFGASTGGLDIIAMVLSRMKDKPVGNYFFILNAGIIITAGAVYGWDKALYTLLSLYASTRVIDAIHTRFQKLTAMIVTKKSDELKKAIHGKLVRGITMIPVKGAFSNEERQMLMIVITRYELYDLEHIIKEVDPQAFTNIVQTTAIFGFFRKD, encoded by the coding sequence ATGAAAATCAATTCACTTTCAGAGCATATAAAAAAACTTGTAATCGTGTTTATTGGAGCTATCTTAAATGCTTTTGCTATGAATTACTTTTTAAAACCAGCAAATGTATATGCAAGTGGATTTACAGGAATATCTCAATTATTATCAAAAATTATCACTCAATTTACTCCATTAAACGTATCAACGGGATTATTATTGTTCCTATTAAATATTCCGGTCGCTATTTTAGGATGGAAAAAGATCGGCAAAATGTTTACATTATACAGTTTTATATCGGTAGTATTTATGTCTCTCCTTCTTGAAATTATACCAATTCAGCAATCATCTAACGATATCTTGCTTTATTCCATTTTTGGAGGAGTTATTTCGGCTGCCGGTGTTGGAATTACCTTAAAGTTTGGTGCATCTACTGGAGGACTTGATATTATCGCAATGGTTTTATCAAGGATGAAGGATAAACCTGTTGGAAATTACTTTTTTATTTTAAATGCGGGAATTATCATAACAGCAGGTGCAGTTTATGGATGGGATAAAGCATTGTATACGCTTTTATCATTATATGCATCAACAAGAGTAATCGATGCCATTCATACGCGGTTTCAGAAGCTTACCGCTATGATCGTTACAAAAAAATCGGACGAATTAAAAAAAGCAATTCATGGGAAATTAGTTCGGGGAATTACAATGATTCCTGTAAAAGGGGCTTTCTCAAATGAAGAAAGGCAAATGCTGATGATCGTTATTACGAGATATGAGCTGTATGATTTAGAACACATCATAAAGGAAGTTGATCCACAAGCATTTACAAATATTGTCCAAACAACTGCAATTTTTGGTTTCTTTCGAAAGGATTAA
- a CDS encoding prolyl oligopeptidase family serine peptidase, with protein MIIVDHTIIDTVPVLHIVKEEIKERKLPLIIFVHGFESAKEHNLHYAYLLAEKGFRVVLPESLYHGERAAELNQHELMFRFWEVIIQTIHELNILKNHYVHTGLADEDKIGVVGTSMGGIVTLGALTQYDWIKVAVSLMGSPYYVEFAKGQVRHFQELGVHIPFTEEELNEQYEALIPYDLSKHIEKLQNRPLMFWHGKKDQTVPFGPTYHFYNEIKDSYTHHPEKLLFLTDDKSGHKVSREGLLKTVEWFQTWLH; from the coding sequence GTGATAATAGTAGATCATACTATAATTGATACAGTGCCCGTTTTACACATCGTGAAAGAAGAGATAAAAGAAAGAAAACTTCCACTTATCATTTTTGTTCATGGATTTGAATCGGCTAAGGAGCATAATTTGCATTATGCCTATTTATTAGCAGAAAAAGGATTTCGAGTGGTTTTACCTGAAAGTTTATATCATGGTGAAAGGGCAGCCGAACTTAACCAGCACGAATTAATGTTTCGTTTTTGGGAAGTGATCATTCAGACAATTCATGAGCTTAATATACTGAAAAATCATTATGTACATACTGGACTTGCAGACGAAGATAAAATCGGTGTAGTCGGTACCTCAATGGGGGGAATTGTCACATTGGGTGCGTTAACACAGTATGACTGGATAAAAGTAGCAGTAAGTTTAATGGGAAGCCCTTACTATGTAGAATTTGCGAAGGGACAGGTTAGACATTTTCAAGAATTAGGTGTACATATTCCATTCACAGAGGAAGAACTTAATGAACAATATGAAGCATTAATTCCTTATGATTTAAGTAAACATATAGAAAAGCTTCAAAATCGTCCCCTAATGTTTTGGCATGGTAAAAAGGATCAAACAGTTCCCTTTGGTCCTACTTATCATTTTTATAATGAAATTAAAGACAGTTACACTCATCACCCGGAAAAATTGTTATTTCTAACAGACGACAAATCGGGTCATAAAGTTTCCCGTGAAGGCTTGCTCAAAACAGTTGAATGGTTTCAAACGTGGTTACACTAG
- a CDS encoding YjzC family protein → MGQSHRFRSGDKAPNNGIYIEVGETGSMVKNPKQIKLKAGDPFPESSNDDRQWTYKRKP, encoded by the coding sequence ATGGGACAAAGTCATCGTTTTCGATCTGGAGATAAAGCACCGAATAATGGGATATATATTGAAGTAGGGGAAACAGGAAGCATGGTCAAAAATCCAAAACAAATAAAATTAAAAGCCGGTGATCCTTTCCCTGAATCATCGAATGATGATCGTCAATGGACTTATAAAAGGAAACCATAA
- a CDS encoding Cof-type HAD-IIB family hydrolase, whose product MTNQFLIALDLDGTLLTDDKIISERTLKTIKKLQQEGHIVMISTGRPFRSSVKYYHELELNTPIVNFNGAFVHHPKDANWGLYHSPMSLNVAKEIVESCNQYHIHNIVAEVLDNVYLHYHDAKLLDVFNMGNPKITTGNLGEFLTDNPTSMLIHAEEKDVPYIREHLSEVHAEVIDHRRWGAPWHIIEIVKSGLNKAVGIERVAKHYNIEQKNIIAFGDEDNDLEMIEYAGIGVAMGNGIKQLKDIANEVTFSNMDDGVSVFLEDFFNLN is encoded by the coding sequence ATGACCAATCAATTTTTAATCGCATTAGATTTGGACGGGACCCTTTTAACTGATGATAAAATAATTTCTGAAAGAACGTTGAAAACAATTAAAAAGCTCCAACAAGAAGGGCATATCGTGATGATTTCAACGGGAAGACCTTTCCGTTCTAGTGTTAAATATTATCATGAATTAGAATTAAATACACCTATTGTAAACTTTAATGGTGCATTTGTTCATCATCCAAAAGATGCGAACTGGGGGTTATATCACAGCCCAATGTCATTGAATGTTGCAAAGGAAATAGTTGAATCATGTAATCAATATCATATCCACAATATTGTCGCGGAAGTATTGGATAATGTTTATCTCCATTATCATGATGCAAAACTTCTCGATGTATTTAATATGGGGAATCCGAAAATTACGACTGGTAATCTGGGCGAGTTTTTGACCGATAATCCAACATCAATGTTAATTCATGCAGAAGAAAAAGATGTGCCTTATATTCGTGAACATTTAAGTGAAGTACATGCAGAGGTTATTGATCATCGTCGTTGGGGAGCACCATGGCATATCATTGAAATAGTCAAATCTGGATTGAATAAAGCGGTTGGCATTGAACGTGTGGCTAAGCATTATAATATTGAACAAAAAAATATCATTGCTTTCGGTGATGAGGATAATGATTTAGAAATGATAGAATATGCCGGAATTGGTGTAGCAATGGGAAATGGCATTAAACAGTTAAAAGACATTGCAAATGAAGTTACTTTTTCCAATATGGATGACGGGGTTTCTGTCTTTTTGGAAGACTTTTTTAACTTAAATTAG
- a CDS encoding BsuPI-related putative proteinase inhibitor, whose product MKKLIVFFSILIITCLIPLQAKAERDGLSMISWNVHLTPKPNQLDIELIVSNTGDSDVTLEFPTSQYYDYSIYDASNKEIFRFSKGRYFLQAFQYVNLPKGTNKVWKSSWDYTSQGKKQEEGMYMVKATLLPTKINGERPTKRYVASTEFSIPLFKDFTIKKLDNGVIVTGETFHPLTGYSYSVDDGHNELIKKTPLNTKNEEFALELPIQTHSYILTIYNEEGKPVYVGSF is encoded by the coding sequence TTGAAAAAATTAATTGTGTTTTTCTCTATATTGATAATTACTTGCTTGATACCATTACAAGCGAAGGCTGAAAGGGATGGTTTATCAATGATATCGTGGAATGTCCATCTAACACCAAAGCCGAATCAACTAGATATTGAATTAATTGTAAGCAATACTGGGGATAGTGATGTCACATTGGAGTTTCCAACTAGTCAATATTATGACTATTCTATTTACGATGCCAGTAATAAAGAGATCTTTCGATTTAGTAAAGGACGATATTTTTTGCAAGCGTTTCAATATGTCAATCTTCCAAAAGGAACGAATAAAGTTTGGAAAAGCAGTTGGGATTATACATCACAAGGTAAAAAGCAAGAAGAAGGAATGTATATGGTAAAGGCAACATTACTTCCTACTAAAATTAATGGTGAACGTCCTACGAAAAGGTATGTGGCGTCAACAGAATTTTCAATCCCGTTATTTAAGGATTTTACTATTAAAAAATTGGATAATGGTGTGATTGTCACAGGAGAGACATTTCATCCACTAACGGGATATTCATACTCCGTTGATGATGGTCATAATGAATTAATAAAGAAAACACCGTTAAACACAAAGAATGAGGAATTTGCTTTAGAGCTTCCAATTCAAACACATTCGTATATTCTTACCATTTATAATGAGGAGGGAAAGCCGGTTTATGTCGGTAGTTTTTAA
- a CDS encoding DegV family protein: MTVKLFADSASDLPLSFFEENQVDLIPLSVYIDGTEYEDLKTIDPKQVFREIRAGKMPKTSQPTPDYFHKLFTEQAKSKEAGIYIAFSSALSGTYQTAVMVHEQVKEEYPDLDLTIIDTKCASIGFGLVVKAAAELVKSGASKEEIIEDIEFRSQHMEHLFTVDDLDYLAKGGRLSKASAFLGGLLNIKPLLHVEDGKLIPIEKHRGKKKLLKRMLDVMEERGVDLENQLVGISHGDDEQSALELKSLIQERFGTKEFYINIIGSVVGSHAGPGTLALFFLNAKK, translated from the coding sequence ATGACAGTTAAACTTTTTGCCGATAGTGCGAGTGATTTACCACTATCCTTTTTTGAAGAGAATCAAGTTGATTTAATTCCTCTAAGCGTATACATAGATGGTACGGAATATGAAGATTTGAAAACAATTGATCCTAAACAAGTGTTTCGAGAAATTAGGGCGGGAAAAATGCCAAAAACATCTCAGCCAACTCCAGATTATTTTCATAAATTATTTACTGAACAGGCTAAATCAAAGGAAGCAGGAATTTATATTGCTTTTTCGTCTGCATTATCAGGAACATACCAAACTGCTGTAATGGTACATGAACAGGTAAAAGAAGAATATCCTGACCTAGATTTAACAATCATCGATACGAAATGCGCTTCCATCGGGTTTGGTCTTGTTGTGAAAGCAGCAGCTGAGTTAGTAAAATCCGGAGCATCTAAAGAAGAAATTATCGAGGATATCGAGTTCCGATCTCAGCATATGGAGCATTTATTTACCGTTGATGATCTTGACTACCTTGCTAAAGGAGGTCGTCTTTCGAAAGCATCAGCCTTCCTCGGCGGGCTATTAAATATCAAACCCCTTCTTCATGTGGAAGACGGGAAACTTATACCAATTGAAAAACATCGTGGAAAGAAAAAACTTCTTAAAAGAATGCTTGATGTGATGGAAGAAAGAGGCGTTGATTTAGAAAATCAACTAGTTGGTATTAGCCATGGTGACGATGAGCAATCGGCACTTGAATTAAAATCATTGATTCAAGAACGCTTTGGTACAAAAGAATTTTATATTAATATTATTGGCTCTGTGGTCGGCTCCCATGCAGGACCAGGGACACTTGCTCTTTTCTTCTTAAACGCAAAAAAATAG